In Arvicola amphibius chromosome 1, mArvAmp1.2, whole genome shotgun sequence, one DNA window encodes the following:
- the LOC119804798 gene encoding olfactory receptor 52D1-like — translation MLIYNKSDAHPSTFILIGIPGLEAAHMWISIPFCMGYILALMGNCSLLFIIKTDSSLHEPMYLFLCMLAVADLVVCTTAVPKLLSLFWFHDGEIPFAACLTQVFLIHSCSTMESGFLVGMAFDRYVAICNPLKHSAILTRTVTGAMGLAIVFRGVAFLSLHPFLLRWLPYCRTNIISHTYCEFMALIKIACAETSIRRAYSLIVAFLTGGVDFILIICSYVLILNTVFHLPSKDARLKTLGTCDSHVCVILVSYTPAFFSFLSHRFGHKVAPHLHILVANMYLLVPPMMDPIIYGVRTKKIRDGFNKLFSLQRI, via the coding sequence ATGTTGATATACAATAAGTCTGATGCCCATCCCTCAACCTTCATTCTCATTGGCATTCCTGGGTTGGAGGCAGCACACATGTGGATTTCCATCCCCTTTTGTATGGGCTACATTTTGGCACTAATGGGAAACTGTTCTCTTCTGTTCATCATCAAGACAGACTCCAGCCTCCATGAGCCAATGTACCTCTTCCTCTGCATGTTGGCAGTGGCTGACCTCGTGGTGTGCACTACAGCTGTTCCCAAACTTCTCAGTCTCTTCTGGTTTCATGATGGAGAGATTCCCTTTGCAGCTTGCCTTACTCAGGTCTTCCTAATCCACTCTTGCTCGACCATGGAGTCTGGTTTCCTTGTAGGGATGGCTTTTGACCGTTATGTGGCCATTTGTAACCCATTAAAACACTCAGCTATTTTGACACGCACTGTAACTGGGGCAATGGGCCTGGCTATTGTATTTCGGGGAGTAGCCTTTCTCAGTCTTCACCCTTTTTTGCTACGCTGGCTTCCCTATTGCAGGACAAACATAATTTCCCACACgtactgtgagttcatggcccTCATCAAGATTGCCTGTGCTGAGACGAGCATCCGCAGAGCCTACAGCCTCATTGTTGCTTTCCTCACTGGGGGTGTGGACTTCATCTTGATCATTTGTTCTTATGTCCTCATACTCAATACTGTCTTCCACCTTCCTTCCAAGGATGCCAGACTCAAGACTCTGGGCACCTGTGACTCGCATGTCTGTGTCATCTTAGTGTCATATACTcctgccttcttctccttcctcagccacaGGTTTGGGCACAAAGTGGCTCCACACTTACACATACTTGTTGCCAATATGTATCTTCTTGTGCCACCTATGATGGACCCTATTATTTATGGTGTAAGAACCAAGAAGATAAGAGACGGGTTCAATAAATTGTTTAGTCTTCAAAGAATTTGA